A stretch of the Zonotrichia leucophrys gambelii isolate GWCS_2022_RI chromosome 22, RI_Zleu_2.0, whole genome shotgun sequence genome encodes the following:
- the LMAN2L gene encoding VIP36-like protein isoform X3, which translates to MVMTQFIRLTPDVQSKQGAVWNRVPCYLRDWEMQVHFKIHGQGKKNLNGDGFAIWYTKDRMQPGPVFGSKDNFLGLGVFVDTYPNEEKQQEAQKRRYSPGNQRVFPYISAMVNNGSLTYDHDRDGRPTELGGCTAMVRNLHHDTFLVIRYVKRRLTVLIDIDGKHEWRDCIDVPGVRLPRGYYFGTSSVTGDLSDNHDIISLKLYQLTVERTPEEEKRDREVFLPVVDNLRLPGMEAPLEPMSGLALFLIVFFSLVALVFAIVIGIILYNKWQEQSRKHFY; encoded by the exons ATGGTCATGACCCAGTTCATCCGCCTCACCCCCGACGTGCAGAGCAAGCAGGGAGCCGTGTGGAACCGGGTG ccctgctacCTGCGGGACTGGGAGATGCAGGTGCACTTCAAGATCCACGGGCAGGGCAAGAAGAACCTCAACGGAGACGGATTCGCCATCTGGTACACCAAGGACAGGATGCAGCCGG gACCCGTTTTTGGGAGCAAGGACAacttcctggggctgggggtgttcGTGGACACCTATCCCAAcgaggagaagcagcaggag GCTCAGAAGAGGAGGTACAGCCCTGGAAACCAG CGCGTGTTCCCCTACATCTCGGCCATGGTGAACAACGGCTCGCTGACCTACGACCACGACCGCGACGGGCGCCCCACCGAGCTGGGCGGCTGCACCGCCATGGTGCGCAACCTGCACCACGACACCTTCCTGGTCATCCGCTACGTCAAGAGGAGACTCACG GTGCTGATCGACATCGACGGCAAGCACGAGTGGCGCGACTGCATCGACGTGCCCGGCGTGCGCCTGCCCCGCGGTTACTACTTTGGGACATCCTCGGTCACCGGGGACCTCTCAG acAACCACGACATCATCTCGCTGAAGCTGTACCAGCTGACGGTGGAGAGGACGCCCGAGGAGGAGAAACGGGACCGGGAGGTTTTCCTGCCCGTGGTGGACAACCTGAGGCTGCCGGGAA TGGAGGCGCCCCTGGAGCCCATGAGCGGCCTGGCCCTGTTCCTCATCGTCTTCTTCTCGCTGGTGGCCCTCGTCTTCGCCATCGTCATCGGCATCATCCTCTACAACaagtggcaggagcagagccgCAAGCACTTCTACTGA
- the LMAN2L gene encoding VIP36-like protein isoform X2, with product MAAAGRWRAGLALLAVLLGLGGTAAEQTEEHLKREHSLSKPYQGVGSASSGLWDLLGNAMVMTQFIRLTPDVQSKQGAVWNRVPCYLRDWEMQVHFKIHGQGKKNLNGDGFAIWYTKDRMQPGPVFGSKDNFLGLGVFVDTYPNEEKQQERVFPYISAMVNNGSLTYDHDRDGRPTELGGCTAMVRNLHHDTFLVIRYVKRRLTVLIDIDGKHEWRDCIDVPGVRLPRGYYFGTSSVTGDLSDNHDIISLKLYQLTVERTPEEEKRDREVFLPVVDNLRLPGMEAPLEPMSGLALFLIVFFSLVALVFAIVIGIILYNKWQEQSRKHFY from the exons atggcggcggcgggcCGGTGGCGGgccgggctggccctgctggccgtGCTGCTGGGGCTCGGCGGGACGGCGGCCGAGCAGACCGAGGAGCACCTCAAACGCGAGCACTCGCTGTCCAAGCCGTACCAGG GTGTGGGCTCGGCCAGCTCGGGGCTCTGGGACCTGCTGGGCAACGCCATGGTCATGACCCAGTTCATCCGCCTCACCCCCGACGTGCAGAGCAAGCAGGGAGCCGTGTGGAACCGGGTG ccctgctacCTGCGGGACTGGGAGATGCAGGTGCACTTCAAGATCCACGGGCAGGGCAAGAAGAACCTCAACGGAGACGGATTCGCCATCTGGTACACCAAGGACAGGATGCAGCCGG gACCCGTTTTTGGGAGCAAGGACAacttcctggggctgggggtgttcGTGGACACCTATCCCAAcgaggagaagcagcaggag CGCGTGTTCCCCTACATCTCGGCCATGGTGAACAACGGCTCGCTGACCTACGACCACGACCGCGACGGGCGCCCCACCGAGCTGGGCGGCTGCACCGCCATGGTGCGCAACCTGCACCACGACACCTTCCTGGTCATCCGCTACGTCAAGAGGAGACTCACG GTGCTGATCGACATCGACGGCAAGCACGAGTGGCGCGACTGCATCGACGTGCCCGGCGTGCGCCTGCCCCGCGGTTACTACTTTGGGACATCCTCGGTCACCGGGGACCTCTCAG acAACCACGACATCATCTCGCTGAAGCTGTACCAGCTGACGGTGGAGAGGACGCCCGAGGAGGAGAAACGGGACCGGGAGGTTTTCCTGCCCGTGGTGGACAACCTGAGGCTGCCGGGAA TGGAGGCGCCCCTGGAGCCCATGAGCGGCCTGGCCCTGTTCCTCATCGTCTTCTTCTCGCTGGTGGCCCTCGTCTTCGCCATCGTCATCGGCATCATCCTCTACAACaagtggcaggagcagagccgCAAGCACTTCTACTGA
- the LMAN2L gene encoding VIP36-like protein isoform X1, producing MAAAGRWRAGLALLAVLLGLGGTAAEQTEEHLKREHSLSKPYQGVGSASSGLWDLLGNAMVMTQFIRLTPDVQSKQGAVWNRVPCYLRDWEMQVHFKIHGQGKKNLNGDGFAIWYTKDRMQPGPVFGSKDNFLGLGVFVDTYPNEEKQQEAQKRRYSPGNQRVFPYISAMVNNGSLTYDHDRDGRPTELGGCTAMVRNLHHDTFLVIRYVKRRLTVLIDIDGKHEWRDCIDVPGVRLPRGYYFGTSSVTGDLSDNHDIISLKLYQLTVERTPEEEKRDREVFLPVVDNLRLPGMEAPLEPMSGLALFLIVFFSLVALVFAIVIGIILYNKWQEQSRKHFY from the exons atggcggcggcgggcCGGTGGCGGgccgggctggccctgctggccgtGCTGCTGGGGCTCGGCGGGACGGCGGCCGAGCAGACCGAGGAGCACCTCAAACGCGAGCACTCGCTGTCCAAGCCGTACCAGG GTGTGGGCTCGGCCAGCTCGGGGCTCTGGGACCTGCTGGGCAACGCCATGGTCATGACCCAGTTCATCCGCCTCACCCCCGACGTGCAGAGCAAGCAGGGAGCCGTGTGGAACCGGGTG ccctgctacCTGCGGGACTGGGAGATGCAGGTGCACTTCAAGATCCACGGGCAGGGCAAGAAGAACCTCAACGGAGACGGATTCGCCATCTGGTACACCAAGGACAGGATGCAGCCGG gACCCGTTTTTGGGAGCAAGGACAacttcctggggctgggggtgttcGTGGACACCTATCCCAAcgaggagaagcagcaggag GCTCAGAAGAGGAGGTACAGCCCTGGAAACCAG CGCGTGTTCCCCTACATCTCGGCCATGGTGAACAACGGCTCGCTGACCTACGACCACGACCGCGACGGGCGCCCCACCGAGCTGGGCGGCTGCACCGCCATGGTGCGCAACCTGCACCACGACACCTTCCTGGTCATCCGCTACGTCAAGAGGAGACTCACG GTGCTGATCGACATCGACGGCAAGCACGAGTGGCGCGACTGCATCGACGTGCCCGGCGTGCGCCTGCCCCGCGGTTACTACTTTGGGACATCCTCGGTCACCGGGGACCTCTCAG acAACCACGACATCATCTCGCTGAAGCTGTACCAGCTGACGGTGGAGAGGACGCCCGAGGAGGAGAAACGGGACCGGGAGGTTTTCCTGCCCGTGGTGGACAACCTGAGGCTGCCGGGAA TGGAGGCGCCCCTGGAGCCCATGAGCGGCCTGGCCCTGTTCCTCATCGTCTTCTTCTCGCTGGTGGCCCTCGTCTTCGCCATCGTCATCGGCATCATCCTCTACAACaagtggcaggagcagagccgCAAGCACTTCTACTGA